The Bacillota bacterium DNA segment CTATGTTCCAATGGGGATTATACTGGCCTGGGCTGACACCCCCGAAATCAGCCCGCTAATTGGCTACAAGTTCGTCTCTGATAAAGAGCTGGTGAACCTTGTGAGCGTGTCGTCTCTATTCCGAGAGCTTGGCATCCCGGAAAACTCTACTATGTGCCTTGAACTTTGGCCTGTTTCCGCGCTCGATCACTGCCTTGAAGATATCGGGCTGATAACTCCAAACTTGCGCGCACTTGAGAGGAAAGGCAGTGAAATGTTCTACAGCAATGTATTCGAGATGCCTCCAATGATGAGGACCCGCCTCTTGCAGCTGGCTTTCGAGGAAGACTGGTTCAGGGCACCTGTGGCATTGATAGAGCACACCTATAAAGATATCTTTGGTAAACAGCCCGATACCAATGACTTGCGTCTCTTAAGGAGGGCGCTCCTGTCATACATACTTGAGTATGACGATAAGGCCAGACTAAAGGAAGCGCGGAAATGGTTCCGTCACGGTCCGTTTACTCCCAAGTTTCCTGATACTCAGGACGATAGTACCGATGAGAGGGGCTGATGTTCCCAGCGCAATCGATGACCACATTGCGGAGGCCGCCAAAGGCAGCTTTAAACGTTAGTATCAGGGCAGTAAGGGTCCTCAAGAAGTAAACTGATTGCACTCTGGGAGGGCAGAGATATGCATGAAAGTGAGCTGCATCAAGTCTTAGGCGCCCATCCTGAGTTGATCGAACCAGGCTTACGGTTTCTCGAGTA contains these protein-coding regions:
- a CDS encoding helix-turn-helix domain-containing protein, which translates into the protein MKHLEWLKSLTPEQQTALEAWEKVGEPTVEYQDHYLVEDVAKGLRLSPITVRQYIREGRIFARRFGRRWYVPADAIARYIYNESHKEKAADYVPMGIILAWADTPEISPLIGYKFVSDKELVNLVSVSSLFRELGIPENSTMCLELWPVSALDHCLEDIGLITPNLRALERKGSEMFYSNVFEMPPMMRTRLLQLAFEEDWFRAPVALIEHTYKDIFGKQPDTNDLRLLRRALLSYILEYDDKARLKEARKWFRHGPFTPKFPDTQDDSTDERG